In Stenotrophomonas sp. ESTM1D_MKCIP4_1, a single genomic region encodes these proteins:
- a CDS encoding Rrf2 family transcriptional regulator codes for MKSANPLSDALHVMAHLVGQEGPRTSEQLAACLPTHPVVIRRLLAQMHKAGLVRSTRGHGGGSQLAREAAQISLHDIYLAVGAPPLVQVGNRDNGGGCPIQQLVNQALQDGAREAQRLLEARLQASTLDQLGADFARHLAHHRSLEGHHES; via the coding sequence ATGAAATCCGCGAATCCGCTCTCCGACGCCCTGCACGTGATGGCCCATCTGGTGGGCCAGGAGGGGCCGCGCACGTCCGAGCAACTGGCCGCCTGCCTGCCCACCCATCCGGTGGTGATCCGTCGCCTGCTGGCGCAGATGCACAAGGCCGGCCTGGTGCGCAGCACGCGCGGCCATGGCGGTGGCAGCCAACTGGCACGCGAGGCCGCGCAGATCAGCCTGCATGACATCTACCTGGCGGTCGGCGCGCCGCCGCTGGTGCAGGTCGGCAACCGCGACAACGGCGGTGGCTGCCCCATCCAGCAGCTGGTCAACCAGGCCCTGCAGGACGGCGCGCGCGAGGCACAACGCCTGCTCGAAGCGCGCCTGCAGGCCAGCACGCTGGACCAGCTGGGCGCCGACTTCGCCCGCCATCTTGCCCATCACCGTTCCCTGGAAGGCCACCATGAATCCTGA